In one Dama dama isolate Ldn47 chromosome 5, ASM3311817v1, whole genome shotgun sequence genomic region, the following are encoded:
- the ZCCHC8 gene encoding zinc finger CCHC domain-containing protein 8 isoform X2, producing the protein MLEEDHKVEESSAVNNKEAFSVVGSVLYFTNFCLDKLGQPLLNENPQLTEGWEIPKYQQVFSHIVSLEGQEIQVKAKRPKPHCFNCGSEEHQMKDCPMPRNAARISEKRKEYMDACGETNNQNFQQRYHAEEVEERFGRFKPGVISEELQDALGVTDKSLPPFIYRMRQLGYPPGWLKEAELENSGLALYDGKDGADGETEAGEVQQNKSVTYDLSKLVNYPGFNISTPRGIPDEWRIFGSIPMQACQQKDVFANYLTSNFQAPSMKSSSKRSSSQSSPSSPKKQKKENSAAASPADMELDSDAEVPHGSPSSEAFQFQPPLPPGTPPPLPRGTPPPIFTPPLPKGTPPLTPSDSPQTRTASVTMDEDALTLEELEEQQRQIWAALEQAESVNSDSDIPVDTPLTGNSVASSPCPNEPDLPVPEGKTPEKQVPGEAEVPDTAAQKSEEEQASSPDSETALLGQKEKEESTQVDPKGALDHSRVESNSEVRNGGSSQQLLYEDCSPAAATKAHSAIPDMSKFATGITPFEFENMAESTGMYLRIRNLLKNSPRNQQKNKKTSE; encoded by the exons ATGCTAGAAGAGGACCATAAAGTAGAAGAATCCAGTGCCGTTAATAATAAGGAAGCTTTTAGT GTTGTAGGAAGTGTCCTGTATTTTACTAATTTTTGCCTTGATAAATTGGGGCAACCGCTACTAAATGAAAACCCTCAGCTTACGGAAGGATGGGAAATACCCAA GTACCAGCAAGTCTTCAGCCACATTGTTTCTCTAGAAGGGCAAGAAATACAAGTAAAGGCAAAAAG GCCAAAGCCTCACTGTTTCAATTGTGGttctgaagagcatcaaatgaaAGATTGCCCAATG CCTCGAAATGCTGCTCGAATAAGCGAAAAGAGAAAAGAGTATATGGATGCCTGTGGTGAGACAAACAATCAGAATTTTCAGCAGCGATATCATGCAGAAGAAGTAGAAGAGAGATTTGGAAGATTTAAGCCAGGAGTTATTAG TGAGGAACTCCAGGATGCACTGGGTGTGACGGACAAGAGTCTTCCACCTTTTATATATCGAATGCGCCAGCTAGGATACCCACCAGGGTGGCTCAAAGAGGCCGAACTGGAGAACTCAGGGCTTGCGCTCTATGATGGGAAAG ATGGTGCTGATGGAGAGACAGAAGCTGGAGAAGTACAGCAAAATAAAAGTGTCACTTACGATCTCTCGAAATTGGTAAACTATCCAGGTTTTAATATATCTACTCCCAGAGGAATTCCAGAT GAATGGAGGATATTTGGGTCAATACCAATGCAGGCGTGTCAGCAGAAGGATGTGTTTGCCAATTACCTAACTTCTAACTTCCAAGCG CCAAGCATGAAGTCTAGCAGCAAAAGGTCTTCGTCTCAGTCCAGCCCCAGTAGTCCAAAGAAGCAGAAGAAGGAAAACAGCGCAGCAGCCTCACCTGCCGACATGGAACTGGACTCAG ATGCCGAGGTCCCGCATGGGTCCCCAAGCAGCGAAGCTTTTCAGTTTCAGCCCCCGCTGCCCCCTGGCACGCCTCCCCCGCTCCCCCGGGGCACCCCTCCACCCATCTTCACTCCTCCGCTCCCCAAGGGCACCCCGCCGCTGACTCCCAGTGACTCACCCCAGACGAGAACGGCATCCGTGACTATGGACGAGGACGCGCTGACTCTGGAGGAACTAGAAGAACAGCAGAGGCAGATATGGGCGGCCCTGGAGCAGGCCGAGAGCGTCAATAGTGATTCGGATATTCCTGTAGACACACCTTTAACCGGGAATTCGGTGGCCTCTTCACCTTGTCCAAACGAACCTGACCTCCCTGTCCCAGAGGGAAAAACACCCGAAAAGCAGGTGCCAGGGGAGGCTGAGGTACCAGACACTGCTGCACAGAAATCGGAAGAGGAACAAGCCTCGAGCCCAGATTCTGAGACTGCTTTGCTTggccagaaggaaaaggaagagtcCACTCAGGTAGACCCAAAAGGTGCTCTTGACCACAGCAGGGTCGAGTCAAACAGTGAGGTCAGGAATGGAGGGAGCAGCCAGCAGCTCCTTTATGAGGACTGCAGTCCTGCAGCAGCCACGAAGGCCCACAGTGCTATCCCCGACATGAGCAAGTTTGCAACTGGAATAACGCCGTTTGAATTCGAGAACATGGCGGAATCTACTGGAATGTACCTCAGGATAAGAAACTTGTTAAAGAATTCACCCCGAAACCAGCAAAAAAACAAGAAGACTTCTGAATGA
- the ZCCHC8 gene encoding zinc finger CCHC domain-containing protein 8 isoform X3 has product MKDCPMPRNAARISEKRKEYMDACGETNNQNFQQRYHAEEVEERFGRFKPGVISEELQDALGVTDKSLPPFIYRMRQLGYPPGWLKEAELENSGLALYDGKDGADGETEAGEVQQNKSVTYDLSKLVNYPGFNISTPRGIPDEWRIFGSIPMQACQQKDVFANYLTSNFQAPSMKSSSKRSSSQSSPSSPKKQKKENSAAASPADMELDSDAEVPHGSPSSEAFQFQPPLPPGTPPPLPRGTPPPIFTPPLPKGTPPLTPSDSPQTRTASVTMDEDALTLEELEEQQRQIWAALEQAESVNSDSDIPVDTPLTGNSVASSPCPNEPDLPVPEGKTPEKQVPGEAEVPDTAAQKSEEEQASSPDSETALLGQKEKEESTQVDPKGALDHSRVESNSEVRNGGSSQQLLYEDCSPAAATKAHSAIPDMSKFATGITPFEFENMAESTGMYLRIRNLLKNSPRNQQKNKKTSE; this is encoded by the exons atgaaAGATTGCCCAATG CCTCGAAATGCTGCTCGAATAAGCGAAAAGAGAAAAGAGTATATGGATGCCTGTGGTGAGACAAACAATCAGAATTTTCAGCAGCGATATCATGCAGAAGAAGTAGAAGAGAGATTTGGAAGATTTAAGCCAGGAGTTATTAG TGAGGAACTCCAGGATGCACTGGGTGTGACGGACAAGAGTCTTCCACCTTTTATATATCGAATGCGCCAGCTAGGATACCCACCAGGGTGGCTCAAAGAGGCCGAACTGGAGAACTCAGGGCTTGCGCTCTATGATGGGAAAG ATGGTGCTGATGGAGAGACAGAAGCTGGAGAAGTACAGCAAAATAAAAGTGTCACTTACGATCTCTCGAAATTGGTAAACTATCCAGGTTTTAATATATCTACTCCCAGAGGAATTCCAGAT GAATGGAGGATATTTGGGTCAATACCAATGCAGGCGTGTCAGCAGAAGGATGTGTTTGCCAATTACCTAACTTCTAACTTCCAAGCG CCAAGCATGAAGTCTAGCAGCAAAAGGTCTTCGTCTCAGTCCAGCCCCAGTAGTCCAAAGAAGCAGAAGAAGGAAAACAGCGCAGCAGCCTCACCTGCCGACATGGAACTGGACTCAG ATGCCGAGGTCCCGCATGGGTCCCCAAGCAGCGAAGCTTTTCAGTTTCAGCCCCCGCTGCCCCCTGGCACGCCTCCCCCGCTCCCCCGGGGCACCCCTCCACCCATCTTCACTCCTCCGCTCCCCAAGGGCACCCCGCCGCTGACTCCCAGTGACTCACCCCAGACGAGAACGGCATCCGTGACTATGGACGAGGACGCGCTGACTCTGGAGGAACTAGAAGAACAGCAGAGGCAGATATGGGCGGCCCTGGAGCAGGCCGAGAGCGTCAATAGTGATTCGGATATTCCTGTAGACACACCTTTAACCGGGAATTCGGTGGCCTCTTCACCTTGTCCAAACGAACCTGACCTCCCTGTCCCAGAGGGAAAAACACCCGAAAAGCAGGTGCCAGGGGAGGCTGAGGTACCAGACACTGCTGCACAGAAATCGGAAGAGGAACAAGCCTCGAGCCCAGATTCTGAGACTGCTTTGCTTggccagaaggaaaaggaagagtcCACTCAGGTAGACCCAAAAGGTGCTCTTGACCACAGCAGGGTCGAGTCAAACAGTGAGGTCAGGAATGGAGGGAGCAGCCAGCAGCTCCTTTATGAGGACTGCAGTCCTGCAGCAGCCACGAAGGCCCACAGTGCTATCCCCGACATGAGCAAGTTTGCAACTGGAATAACGCCGTTTGAATTCGAGAACATGGCGGAATCTACTGGAATGTACCTCAGGATAAGAAACTTGTTAAAGAATTCACCCCGAAACCAGCAAAAAAACAAGAAGACTTCTGAATGA